Genomic segment of Williamwhitmania taraxaci:
ACAATGGACAAGTTCTGGCTTACACCTCCAAGCGTAAGTTCTATCAAGCTGTTTTTGTTGCCCGTAAAAAAGGCAATGAATGGTCGACTCCTGTGAATATAACTCCAGAGTTAGAAACCGACCAAAACCTTAAAACGTTATCGCTTAATTTTGACGGAACCGAATTATACCTTTACAAAGATGATAACCGAGATGGAAACATCTATGTAAGCCATTATCGCAACGGAAGATGGAATCCCATTGAAGATATAGGATCCAACATCAACACCAAGTATTGGGAAGCCAGTGCAGCAATTTCCCCTGATGGAAAAACGCTCTACTTTTCGAGTAATAGAGAAGGTGGTTACGGAGAGTTAGATTTATATAAAAGCCGTAAACTGCCTAATGGAACTTGGGATGTTGCTCAAAATCTAGGCCCAAACATAAACTCCGCTTACAACGAAATAGCGCCCTCACTAACATCAACCGGTACAACCCTATTTTACGCCTCGGATGGCTTTCTCGGGCTCGGCGGTTATGATATATATTTCGCCAACGCAAGCAAAGGCGACGAATGGTCAAAACCGGAAAATCTAGGCTATCCGATTAACACATCCGATGACGATATTGAGTTTTGCCCGATTGATGATGGCCAATATGGATTACTGGCCCGTTTTGACGAAGACAGCTATGGTGAGATGGATATTTTTAAAATTGAAATTTTCTCGGAACGATACGCTAAGGAAGTAGTAATGCACAACCAGTTAGAACTAAGAAAGCGATCGTCTAGCAAAAAGTCATTGGTCATAGATACGGTAAACGCACAAAAGTTGGCACTTATTTTACCGGAGGGATTGAACCTCGACGACTATTCCGACGCAAATAAAAGGATTAAACTATACTTTGAGGGCAAGCGCTACAACCTACGCGACCAAGTCAATCTTCTAGCGTCAAAGAAGGGCAACATTGAAGAGGCTCCAACCAATTTCGTTCCAATTAATGCTCAAGCAATATCTGATTTAGAAAATACACAAAAGAGCAACTCCGCTAGAGACACTGACCATAATCGACTTGAAACCAGATCGTTTAGCAACCTAAACATACCCTTTCTACTCGACATACGATTTCAAACAAACCTTACCCAGCAAATTCGCAGCCTGATTGAAGATATATTTTACGTACCAGGCATGCCCCATTCCACCAAGGAGAACAGTGCATTTGCAGCGAGTAATTCCGATAATCAAGCGACACAATTCTACAGAATATTCAAATCGATTGGATTAAACATCCCCCAGAGCATATTCACCACAGCCCAAAACACCCAGTCGGGATCGCCGCTATTTCTAATGGCGTCCTTGTTGAAAGCACAAAAATCAGGGATAATTTCCAGTGATGAACTACTGAATGCCCTCATAGTTTACCTCGATAAGTTTGCTGCTAATCGCGACAACAGTTACATCTCCTATTCGAAGACAGGCTCTATTAAAAAGGATCGAAGCGGGTCCACTTTCCTTGCGCTTGCAAACTTGCTAAAGGCAAAAGCAAGCGGCAAATTGAAGTTGATGCTAAACAGTATCGACCCAGAAACAAACCATATTACCACATTTGATCAACTAATTGCATTGCTAAAATCAATCGACGAAGTTGAGTTTCAAAACTACAAGCAGGAACTGATTTCTATTATGGCTGAAATAGCCTCTGAAGAGTTTTACTCGCTTAATGCACAGGCACGGAACGACCTCACGCTTGCCTTTGAAAGGCCGAGTGCAATGCATATCATCAAATATACAGGCGGATTCATACTCGCAATTGGCGCCTTTATATTTCTATTGATTCTTGCGAAGAAAAGAAAACAAAAAAAACGCGACAGAAAATGAAAGGGCTTCATCTACTTCTATCGGTGCTACTAACTTTTAGCATTTCGCCAAGTTTTTCTCAGGAAAGCCTCCCGAAATCGTTTAAAGATATTTTTTCGGATGCGGAATACTATTTCCAGTATGGAGATTACCGCGAAGCTCTGGCTCTATACTCCCAAGCCCAAAGGATTGAACCGGCGAATCATAACATCAACTACCGAATAGGATTTTGCTTGCTTAATATTCCAGGACAGAAGGAAAAAGCACTG
This window contains:
- a CDS encoding PD40 domain-containing protein, which encodes MKLKFIATALLLLLVCLVQAQEKDEKTSVEELYLDANSYFFFEDYEEALALYQQVVREIPKNSNLSYRIGICYLNIPGKKNKSIPFLETATASTSKRYKENSIKEANAPIESFFFLGSAYLANNQLSKAKEAFLKFQSLTGKKDTDYDISMLKLQLGTIESSKAIQKKPINFLLSNLGQKINDRFSNFSPTLSYNGQVLAYTSKRKFYQAVFVARKKGNEWSTPVNITPELETDQNLKTLSLNFDGTELYLYKDDNRDGNIYVSHYRNGRWNPIEDIGSNINTKYWEASAAISPDGKTLYFSSNREGGYGELDLYKSRKLPNGTWDVAQNLGPNINSAYNEIAPSLTSTGTTLFYASDGFLGLGGYDIYFANASKGDEWSKPENLGYPINTSDDDIEFCPIDDGQYGLLARFDEDSYGEMDIFKIEIFSERYAKEVVMHNQLELRKRSSSKKSLVIDTVNAQKLALILPEGLNLDDYSDANKRIKLYFEGKRYNLRDQVNLLASKKGNIEEAPTNFVPINAQAISDLENTQKSNSARDTDHNRLETRSFSNLNIPFLLDIRFQTNLTQQIRSLIEDIFYVPGMPHSTKENSAFAASNSDNQATQFYRIFKSIGLNIPQSIFTTAQNTQSGSPLFLMASLLKAQKSGIISSDELLNALIVYLDKFAANRDNSYISYSKTGSIKKDRSGSTFLALANLLKAKASGKLKLMLNSIDPETNHITTFDQLIALLKSIDEVEFQNYKQELISIMAEIASEEFYSLNAQARNDLTLAFERPSAMHIIKYTGGFILAIGAFIFLLILAKKRKQKKRDRK